Proteins encoded in a region of the Elaeis guineensis isolate ETL-2024a chromosome 7, EG11, whole genome shotgun sequence genome:
- the LOC140859168 gene encoding uncharacterized protein → MGCKFSCRSSQTFEGVRVIHINGYVEDFVGPVTAGQVTGKPPKHVLFSAAHLLSPGSRPLQLDDLLEPGRIYFLLPHSVFQSDTSPVDLASLATRLTAMARRGGGPAPAGGPQPTGVLGNIGPGTDGPWRSRARTWRPELDPIEERSLGRSMGRESYSSSSPDRKREMVAGWEYPARNVP, encoded by the coding sequence ATGGGTTGCAAATTCTCTTGCAGATCATCACAGACGTTCGAGGGCGTGCGGGTGATCCACATCAACGGCTACGTGGAGGACTTCGTGGGGCCGGTCACGGCGGGCCAGGTAACGGGGAAGCCCCCCAAGCACGTGCTCTTCTCCGCGGCCCACCTGCTCTCCCCGGGCTCTCGACCGCTCCAGCTCGACGACTTGCTCGAACCGGGCCGGATCTACTTCCTCCTCCCCCATTCCGTCTTCCAGTCCGACACGTCGCCGGTGGACCTGGCCTCTCTCGCCACCCGGCTCACCGCCATGGCGCGTCGGGGGGGCGGGCCGGCACCCGCCGGAGGCCCACAGCCGACCGGTGTGTTGGGGAATATTGGGCCGGGGACTGATGGGCCGTGGCGGTCGAGGGCTCGGACGTGGAGGCCGGAGCTGGACCCGATCGAGGAGCGGTCTCTGGGGCGGTCCATGGGAAGGGAGTCCTACAGCAGCTCCAGCCCCGATCGGAAACGTGAAATGGTCGCAGGTTGGGAATATCCCGCCCGTAATGTGCCGTGA